A genomic stretch from Sporocytophaga myxococcoides DSM 11118 includes:
- a CDS encoding bifunctional ADP-dependent NAD(P)H-hydrate dehydratase/NAD(P)H-hydrate epimerase has product MKILSADQIRALDAFTIQNEPISSIDLMERASATFVNWFIEHFNPDREVYIFCGPGNNGGDGLAVARLLTQVQYSVKVFVFPSDKYSADFEINFRRLEKLITISKISSTEHIPVFPKAAVVIDAIFGSGLSRPVGGLYADVIKSINESSTIKIAIDIASGLFCDSNNEDSVKVKVDYTFTFQLPKLSFLLPQNEKFTGSWIARDIGLDKTFIEDQSSVFSYVNEGEIFPLVKPRKKFSHKGDYGKALIMAGSFGMMGAAVLSGKACYRAGAGLVKFYTPKCGVQILQSALPEAILSADPEENFISKLPDLAGFNAVAAGPGWYEGDESTNVLRLLFENKNLKLVLDAGALNVLSKNKDLLKSLPDNTILTPHPGEFKRLAGDFPDDYSRLDGLRKFSAKYKCIVVLKGANTMVASPDGNVSFNSTGNPGMATAGSGDVLTGIIVSLLAQGYTPSFSAKLGVYLHGYAGDSAASKYGTASIIAEDIIEGIKDFYLKCDKSFSN; this is encoded by the coding sequence ATGAAAATCCTTTCTGCTGATCAGATCAGAGCACTAGATGCTTTTACAATTCAAAATGAGCCAATCTCATCAATTGATCTGATGGAAAGGGCTTCTGCAACTTTTGTAAATTGGTTTATAGAACACTTTAATCCTGATAGAGAAGTTTATATTTTTTGTGGTCCGGGAAACAATGGCGGAGACGGACTTGCAGTTGCCCGATTATTGACCCAGGTTCAATATTCTGTTAAGGTATTTGTTTTTCCTTCCGACAAATATAGTGCTGACTTTGAAATTAACTTTAGAAGACTTGAGAAGCTGATAACAATTAGTAAGATCAGTTCAACAGAACATATTCCTGTCTTTCCTAAAGCAGCAGTTGTTATCGATGCAATCTTTGGCTCAGGTTTATCAAGACCTGTAGGGGGCTTATATGCAGATGTTATAAAATCCATTAATGAATCTTCAACGATTAAAATTGCGATCGATATAGCTTCAGGACTATTCTGTGACTCAAATAATGAAGATTCTGTTAAAGTTAAGGTTGATTACACCTTTACATTTCAGCTACCAAAACTTTCTTTTTTGCTTCCTCAGAATGAAAAATTCACAGGCTCATGGATTGCCAGAGATATCGGATTGGATAAGACTTTTATAGAAGATCAAAGCTCTGTTTTTTCTTATGTAAACGAAGGTGAAATTTTTCCTCTTGTAAAACCAAGAAAGAAATTCAGCCATAAAGGTGATTATGGAAAAGCTTTGATTATGGCAGGTAGCTTTGGCATGATGGGTGCAGCAGTTTTAAGTGGCAAAGCTTGTTACAGGGCTGGAGCAGGATTAGTAAAATTCTATACACCAAAATGTGGTGTTCAGATATTGCAGTCAGCTTTACCAGAGGCTATTCTGAGTGCTGATCCGGAAGAAAATTTTATCTCAAAGCTTCCTGACCTAGCAGGTTTTAATGCTGTGGCGGCTGGACCTGGATGGTATGAGGGAGATGAGTCTACAAATGTATTGAGACTCTTGTTTGAGAATAAAAATTTAAAACTTGTTCTTGATGCTGGTGCTTTAAATGTGTTAAGTAAAAACAAGGATCTTTTGAAATCGCTACCAGACAATACCATTCTTACTCCGCATCCCGGGGAGTTTAAAAGGCTTGCAGGAGATTTTCCTGATGATTATTCAAGATTAGATGGGCTAAGAAAGTTTTCAGCAAAGTACAAATGCATAGTCGTGCTAAAGGGAGCCAACACCATGGTTGCTTCACCGGATGGGAATGTGAGTTTTAATAGCACCGGCAATCCGGGGATGGCAACTGCCGGAAGCGGAGATGTATTGACTGGAATCATTGTATCCCTTCTGGCGCAGGGTTACACCCCATCATTTTCAGCAAAGCTTGGAGTCTATCTACATGGATATGCCGGAGATAGTGCAGCTTCTAAATACGGAACCGCATCCATCATTGCAGAAGATATAATTGAAGGGATAAAAGATTTTTACCTGAAGTGTGACAAGTCCTTCAGTAATTAA
- a CDS encoding rhodanese-like domain-containing protein, protein MKLTSKFTVIFIMLISVGILSFTLNKSDNPFTEEYLIEPSELARILNSSTAKQPVIFNMGPMQHIKGSVNVGIGNSTSGMNQLQAKVSKLNKNQFIVIYCGCCAMQNCPNVKQPYDYLKNAGFENFKILNIKSSLSEDWVNKGYPMNN, encoded by the coding sequence ATGAAACTAACTTCAAAATTTACTGTGATTTTCATTATGCTGATTTCTGTCGGCATTCTTTCTTTTACTTTAAATAAAAGTGACAATCCATTTACTGAGGAATATCTGATCGAACCATCAGAATTGGCAAGGATTCTGAACAGTTCCACTGCTAAGCAGCCCGTAATTTTTAATATGGGGCCTATGCAACATATTAAAGGTTCTGTAAATGTAGGTATTGGAAACAGTACTTCAGGTATGAATCAGCTTCAGGCTAAAGTTAGCAAGCTAAATAAAAATCAGTTTATAGTTATTTATTGTGGATGCTGCGCCATGCAAAATTGCCCTAATGTGAAGCAACCATATGATTACCTCAAAAACGCTGGCTTCGAAAATTTTAAAATTCTTAATATTAAAAGTAGTTTGAGTGAAGATTGGGTAAATAAAGGCTATCCAATGAATAATTAA
- a CDS encoding DUF1622 domain-containing protein: protein MEEIVKSITTALARGVEIAAAMVIGIASVRAIVMFLGNYFKKLAPKKISIEDIRLSLGRSLALALEFLLGADILKTAVAPTWNEIGQLAAIAVLRTALNFFLDRELRNNEISRSAEPRG, encoded by the coding sequence ATGGAAGAAATAGTAAAATCAATAACAACGGCATTGGCAAGAGGGGTAGAAATTGCAGCCGCAATGGTTATTGGTATTGCTTCTGTTAGAGCAATTGTAATGTTTTTAGGTAATTATTTTAAAAAGTTAGCACCTAAAAAAATATCAATAGAAGACATTCGTTTGTCTTTGGGACGTTCTCTGGCATTGGCTTTAGAGTTTCTATTAGGGGCAGATATACTAAAAACAGCTGTCGCTCCCACATGGAATGAAATCGGACAACTGGCAGCAATAGCTGTATTGAGAACAGCCTTAAACTTTTTTCTGGACCGGGAACTTAGAAATAATGAAATAAGCAGGTCTGCCGAGCCAAGAGGATAA
- a CDS encoding lipocalin family protein produces MKLKLTLLAFCGLLVFAGCKKDKDDATPNNPQQDSKTKELIVGKNWKLTAAKALIPIISTDTTDIYNSTNPLVTQFVDCIKDDIITYNADGTYTLDPKTTVCSPALPTSGTWELSADQKTLTTDKGTDNERVLNLISVSSTTINATTTYSGITARGTFTAQ; encoded by the coding sequence ATGAAATTAAAACTGACACTATTGGCTTTTTGTGGCCTATTGGTTTTCGCAGGTTGTAAAAAAGACAAGGATGATGCTACTCCTAATAACCCACAACAAGATTCTAAAACTAAAGAACTTATTGTAGGAAAAAACTGGAAACTAACTGCAGCAAAAGCACTTATACCCATTATATCAACTGATACAACAGATATTTACAATTCTACTAATCCTCTAGTTACTCAATTTGTAGACTGCATAAAAGATGATATCATAACTTATAATGCAGATGGCACATATACCTTAGATCCAAAAACAACAGTTTGTAGCCCAGCTCTTCCAACATCAGGAACTTGGGAGCTTTCGGCAGACCAAAAAACTCTGACAACTGATAAAGGCACCGACAATGAAAGAGTTCTGAATCTTATATCAGTATCAAGTACAACTATTAATGCTACTACTACTTATAGCGGCATCACTGCAAGGGGAACCTTCACTGCTCAATAA
- the asnS gene encoding asparagine--tRNA ligase, which produces MKRTKITHLLNSKEFGKSFNVKGWVRTKRGNKNVSFIALNDGSTINNIQIVAEASSFSEENLKDVTTGACISVTGKLVESPAQGQPVELQAIEIEVLGTADPQTFQLQKKGHTLEFLREIAHLRPRTNTFGAVLRIRHHMAFAVNKFFNDKGFVYLHTPIITGSDAEGAGAMFRVTTLDPVNPPKNPDGSVNYKEDFFGKETNLTVSGQLEGELGAMALGEIYTFGPTFRAENSNTARHLAEFWMIEPEMAFYDIHDNMDLAEEFLKYLVQYALDNCTDDLEFLNKMYDKELIDRLKSVVSTPFERVSYTTAVEILQKSGQKFEYKVDWGTDLQSEHERYLVEKHYNKPVILTDYPEKIKAFYMKQNEDGKTVRAMDVLFPGIGEIIGGSQREENYEKLLRRVKEVGIHEQDIWWYLETRKFGTAPHSGFGLGFERLMLFVTGMGNIRDVIPFPRTPQSAEF; this is translated from the coding sequence GTGAAAAGAACAAAAATAACACACCTCCTGAATTCTAAGGAGTTTGGAAAATCATTCAATGTAAAAGGTTGGGTAAGGACGAAAAGAGGAAATAAGAATGTGTCCTTTATAGCGCTTAATGACGGTTCTACTATTAATAATATACAAATCGTAGCAGAAGCATCTTCTTTCAGTGAAGAAAATCTGAAGGATGTTACTACCGGGGCTTGTATTTCTGTAACTGGTAAACTGGTTGAATCTCCTGCTCAGGGACAGCCTGTTGAATTACAGGCAATAGAAATCGAGGTACTTGGAACTGCTGATCCTCAAACTTTCCAATTACAGAAAAAAGGACATACTCTGGAGTTTTTAAGAGAGATTGCACACCTACGTCCTCGTACGAATACCTTTGGAGCTGTCTTAAGAATCAGACACCATATGGCGTTTGCGGTGAATAAATTCTTCAATGACAAGGGATTTGTATATCTGCATACACCGATTATTACCGGTTCTGATGCTGAAGGTGCAGGCGCAATGTTCAGAGTAACAACCCTGGATCCTGTTAATCCTCCTAAAAATCCTGATGGCTCAGTAAACTATAAGGAGGATTTCTTCGGAAAAGAAACTAACCTGACAGTATCAGGTCAGCTGGAAGGTGAATTGGGAGCAATGGCGCTTGGAGAAATTTACACTTTCGGACCAACTTTCAGAGCCGAAAACTCAAACACTGCAAGACACCTTGCTGAGTTCTGGATGATTGAGCCTGAAATGGCATTTTATGACATCCATGACAATATGGATCTTGCTGAGGAATTTCTAAAATACTTAGTGCAATATGCGCTTGACAACTGCACTGACGATCTTGAATTCCTGAACAAAATGTATGATAAGGAACTGATCGACAGATTAAAATCGGTTGTAAGTACACCTTTTGAAAGAGTATCCTATACAACTGCGGTTGAAATACTTCAAAAAAGCGGACAAAAATTCGAATACAAAGTTGACTGGGGAACTGACCTTCAGTCAGAGCACGAGCGTTATCTTGTTGAAAAACACTATAACAAACCGGTAATTCTGACAGACTATCCTGAAAAAATCAAAGCTTTTTACATGAAGCAAAATGAGGATGGAAAAACAGTAAGAGCAATGGATGTGCTTTTCCCTGGTATCGGTGAGATCATCGGAGGATCTCAGAGAGAGGAAAACTATGAAAAACTACTTCGCAGAGTTAAAGAGGTAGGTATACATGAGCAGGATATCTGGTGGTACCTTGAAACCAGAAAATTCGGAACTGCACCTCACTCAGGTTTCGGACTTGGCTTTGAAAGGTTAATGTTATTTGTAACAGGAATGGGTAATATCAGAGATGTTATTCCTTTCCCAAGAACCCCGCAGAGCGCAGAGTTTTAA
- the rpoN gene encoding RNA polymerase factor sigma-54, with product MQKLGINQTLQQKLSPQQIQFIKLLQIPTAELESRIEEELEINPALEEGKEEYSSEESQSENENEYDQEEGEGDGDNYNDDELSVEDYIRDDDISGYKMVGDGPSEEEDKEMPIASGSTLADALISQLGFLKLDERQTNIGKQLIGSIDSDGYIRRELEQIVDDLAFGQNIETNAEEIEKILFRIQQFDPAGIGARSLQECLVLQLERKDDSDPSVEIALKVVEENFEEFTKKHYDKIQKRLDIDDDLMKQAIHLITKLNPKPGGGAVDDVKTQYIIPDFILVNNNGKLELSLNSRNAPELRISRSYTEMFDTYDKSSKKDKKLKEAVSFVKQKLDAAKWFIDAIRQRQLTLMRTMEAIVKYQYDFFLEGDEAKLKPMILKDIATEINMDISTVSRVANSKSVQTEFGIYPLKYFFSEGISTESGEDVSSREVKHILKEIIDAEDKRKPCSDEKLEKLLKERGYPIARRTVAKYREQLNIPVARLRKEL from the coding sequence ATGCAAAAATTAGGAATAAACCAGACTTTACAACAAAAACTTTCACCTCAGCAGATTCAATTTATAAAACTGCTGCAGATCCCTACTGCCGAGCTGGAGAGCAGAATAGAAGAAGAGCTTGAAATTAACCCGGCACTGGAAGAAGGGAAAGAGGAATATTCCTCGGAAGAAAGTCAGTCTGAAAACGAAAATGAATATGATCAGGAGGAAGGTGAAGGAGATGGCGATAATTATAATGATGACGAATTGAGCGTAGAAGACTATATCCGTGACGATGATATCAGTGGATATAAAATGGTCGGAGATGGTCCAAGTGAAGAAGAAGACAAAGAGATGCCCATTGCCAGTGGTTCCACCCTGGCCGATGCACTTATCAGTCAATTGGGCTTTTTGAAGCTGGACGAACGCCAAACGAACATCGGAAAACAACTTATCGGGAGTATCGACAGCGATGGCTATATTAGAAGAGAGTTAGAACAAATCGTAGATGACCTTGCCTTTGGGCAGAATATAGAAACGAATGCAGAGGAAATCGAGAAGATACTTTTCCGAATTCAGCAATTTGATCCAGCAGGAATAGGGGCACGATCGCTTCAGGAATGTCTGGTTCTTCAGCTTGAAAGAAAAGATGACAGTGACCCCTCAGTTGAAATTGCGCTTAAAGTCGTTGAAGAAAACTTCGAAGAATTTACCAAAAAGCATTACGATAAAATACAGAAAAGACTGGATATCGATGATGACCTGATGAAACAGGCAATACATCTGATTACCAAATTGAATCCTAAACCAGGAGGAGGTGCGGTTGACGATGTGAAAACTCAGTATATCATTCCTGATTTTATTTTAGTAAATAATAACGGAAAACTTGAGCTTTCTTTGAACTCCCGAAACGCTCCTGAGTTAAGAATCAGCAGATCTTACACAGAGATGTTTGATACCTATGACAAGAGCTCTAAAAAGGATAAAAAACTTAAGGAAGCTGTGTCGTTTGTCAAGCAAAAGCTTGATGCCGCCAAATGGTTTATAGATGCCATAAGACAAAGGCAGCTGACGCTTATGCGGACAATGGAAGCTATTGTGAAATATCAGTATGACTTTTTCCTTGAAGGGGATGAAGCCAAACTGAAGCCAATGATATTAAAAGATATTGCAACTGAGATCAACATGGATATTTCAACAGTATCCAGAGTTGCAAACAGTAAATCTGTTCAGACAGAATTTGGAATTTATCCATTAAAGTATTTCTTTTCAGAAGGAATTTCCACAGAATCGGGAGAAGATGTCAGCAGTAGAGAAGTGAAGCATATTCTAAAGGAAATTATTGATGCAGAAGATAAAAGGAAACCTTGTTCAGATGAAAAACTTGAAAAACTTCTGAAAGAAAGAGGCTATCCCATTGCAAGAAGGACAGTAGCAAAATACAGGGAGCAATTGAATATCCCTGTTGCCAGATTAAGAAAGGAATTATAA
- a CDS encoding enoyl-CoA hydratase/isomerase family protein, which yields MYQHILLEKKGGAVRLTLNRPEVYNALNETLCREIQQALKEINEDKTIKVLILTGAGKGFCSGLDLKSINIKDASVSDVVKELFNPIVTGIKTLNIPVIALINGPAVGAGCSLALAADMVIANENATFGFTFVNIGLIPDTGISYFLPRLAGNLKAFELFALGKTILATEAQQYGLVNSAVKVEELEETVDKLVAYFATAPTKAIGFIKKLVTESSENTLSSMLDQEAKFQEKAAHTNDFKEGVAAFVTKRKPDFKGE from the coding sequence ATGTACCAGCATATTTTATTGGAAAAAAAAGGTGGAGCGGTCAGATTAACTCTGAACAGGCCGGAAGTGTATAACGCTCTTAACGAAACCCTCTGCAGAGAAATCCAGCAGGCTTTAAAAGAGATTAATGAGGATAAAACGATAAAGGTTTTAATATTGACGGGAGCAGGAAAGGGCTTTTGCAGCGGTTTAGATCTGAAGTCAATAAATATTAAAGATGCCAGTGTATCGGATGTTGTTAAAGAGCTGTTTAACCCTATAGTAACAGGGATAAAAACGCTCAATATACCTGTAATAGCATTGATAAACGGACCGGCAGTCGGAGCAGGATGCTCATTGGCATTGGCCGCAGATATGGTGATTGCAAATGAAAATGCAACTTTTGGGTTTACCTTTGTAAATATAGGTCTGATCCCGGATACTGGTATTTCTTATTTTTTGCCACGATTGGCTGGCAATCTCAAGGCATTTGAGCTATTTGCTCTCGGAAAAACAATCCTTGCTACCGAAGCTCAGCAATACGGACTTGTAAATTCTGCAGTCAAAGTCGAAGAATTGGAAGAAACTGTGGATAAATTAGTAGCGTATTTTGCAACTGCTCCGACCAAAGCCATTGGTTTTATAAAAAAACTGGTGACGGAATCAAGTGAAAACACCTTGTCTTCTATGCTAGATCAGGAAGCTAAGTTTCAGGAGAAAGCTGCTCACACAAATGACTTTAAAGAGGGCGTTGCAGCGTTCGTAACTAAAAGAAAACCTGATTTTAAAGGAGAATAG
- a CDS encoding outer membrane beta-barrel protein, with protein sequence MKKIFFNLSFLLFALAAGAQTTTDTLSKHDEYKGRHLIRAFRLDLYLNQWSDHPQALDLRAWGSRGAAFGHYSHIKISKKLYFTSGLCIAFDNYSFSAKNTNLFISQDSLVFFVDRDPEKTYKKSKLSLTYLDAPLELRFQSKRYWPRAVKLAVGFKAGLLLKSMTKVKFKENDETIKEKEIRDFNLNRFRYGLTARIGIGGLSLYGYYSLNKLFKDNKGPEATPFLVGITISSF encoded by the coding sequence ATGAAAAAAATCTTTTTTAACCTTTCTTTTCTCCTTTTTGCCCTTGCTGCCGGTGCACAAACTACTACTGATACCCTTTCCAAACATGACGAATATAAAGGAAGGCACCTTATAAGGGCTTTCAGGTTAGATCTTTATTTAAATCAATGGTCAGATCACCCTCAAGCATTAGATTTAAGAGCCTGGGGATCAAGAGGTGCTGCTTTTGGTCACTATTCTCATATAAAAATTTCCAAAAAATTGTATTTCACTTCCGGACTCTGTATAGCCTTTGATAATTATTCCTTTTCGGCAAAGAACACCAATCTATTTATATCTCAGGACTCTTTAGTATTCTTTGTAGATAGGGATCCTGAAAAAACATACAAAAAGTCAAAACTTAGCCTAACTTATCTTGATGCTCCGCTTGAATTAAGATTTCAGTCTAAACGGTATTGGCCCAGGGCTGTAAAATTAGCCGTAGGTTTTAAAGCTGGCCTTCTTTTAAAATCAATGACAAAAGTCAAATTCAAAGAAAATGATGAAACCATTAAGGAAAAAGAAATAAGAGATTTTAACTTAAACAGGTTTCGCTATGGTCTTACTGCCAGGATAGGAATTGGGGGGTTAAGCTTATATGGATACTACAGCTTAAACAAACTCTTTAAAGATAACAAAGGACCAGAAGCAACTCCGTTTCTTGTTGGAATAACGATTTCTTCTTTTTAG
- a CDS encoding UpxY family transcription antiterminator, protein MSTTFKQKSQMDVGISILEPTSKKNWYVFHTAPRAEKVVLRELSNKGYDVFLPITKTLRVWNNRQKKIIDQVLFPSYIFVNTEEKYLPKISQTPKITTVIHCGGKPSKINNKCIEGIKNMLDLNQEVSIEANFSEGERVRIVKGPLTGYEGVLLRQQSKTKFGIKLKEINQTVFIDICTSLIEKIPSL, encoded by the coding sequence ATGTCCACTACATTCAAACAGAAATCCCAAATGGATGTTGGTATTTCTATCTTAGAACCGACATCTAAAAAAAATTGGTATGTATTTCACACCGCACCAAGAGCGGAAAAAGTAGTTCTACGTGAATTGTCAAATAAGGGGTACGATGTTTTTTTACCAATAACAAAGACTTTAAGAGTCTGGAACAATCGGCAGAAAAAAATTATAGATCAGGTACTTTTCCCAAGCTATATTTTTGTAAATACAGAAGAAAAATACCTTCCTAAAATATCTCAAACACCTAAAATCACTACTGTTATACATTGCGGCGGTAAACCCTCAAAAATCAACAATAAGTGCATTGAAGGAATTAAGAATATGTTGGACTTAAATCAGGAAGTTTCCATAGAGGCCAATTTTTCTGAAGGAGAAAGAGTAAGGATTGTAAAAGGACCGTTGACTGGTTATGAAGGAGTCCTTTTGAGACAACAATCTAAAACAAAGTTTGGTATCAAATTGAAAGAAATTAATCAGACAGTATTTATTGATATTTGCACTAGTTTGATTGAGAAAATACCTTCGCTTTGA